A genomic stretch from Mesoplodon densirostris isolate mMesDen1 chromosome 3, mMesDen1 primary haplotype, whole genome shotgun sequence includes:
- the LOC132485905 gene encoding Golgi-associated RAB2B interactor protein 3-like: YMANSYCSVGVLRTSMGVLQRQLYEGGEYDIFKYAPMFESDFIQVSKEGELIDLDNRVRRVTVGVASTSPLFPLPDVMLLAQTTKVCDEHVRCAGITKGRGCKPLKTLELTRLLPLKFVKISIHNREKQQLCLNLATGRTFYLQLCPSSDAQKDLFSHWEKLVYILRPPVVS, encoded by the coding sequence tacatggccaatagctactgttcagtgggggtgttgaggacctccatgggggtcctgcaacgacaactgtacgagggaggagagtatgacattttcaagtacgctcccatgtttgagagcgactttatccaggtcagcaaggaaggagaactgattgacctagacaaccgcgtccgaagggtgactgtgggcgtcgcatccaccagccccctcttcccactacctgacgtcatgctgctggcccaaacaacgaaagtctgtgacgagcatgtcagatgcgccgggatcaccaaggggagaggttgcaagcccctgaagaccctagagctcaccaggctgcttcccttgaagtttgtcaagatctccatccacaaccgtgagaaacagcagctgtgcctgaatcttgctaccggccgtactttctatctgcagctgtgcccctcttccgatgcacaaaaagacctcttttcccattgggaaaagcttgtctatatcctgagaccaccggtagtcagt
- the LOC132485538 gene encoding Golgi-associated RAB2 interactor protein 3-like → YMANSYCSVGVLRTSMGVLQRQLYEGGEYDIFKYAPMFESDFIQVSKEGELIDLDNRVRRVTVGVASTSPLFPLPDVMLLAQTTKVCDEHVRCAGITKGRGCKPLKTLELTRLLPLKFVKISIHNREKQQLCLNLATGRTFYLQLCPSSDAQKDLFSHWEKLVYILRPPVVSYSSTPMLQTGDAATTEDAKILTTELHRERDQDEAGIHKLRDVTGPTKRESGSGEAIAGAPHGSTAAVKSAEGSAAGMTTGLAGATIKDPGESGSGEAIAGATAGAPHGLNAAVESAEGSAAGMAIGLAGATIKDPGESGSGEDITGAASLSLQDTNLVLADVASTSSTVADGPESSMSMVLPVAVTTSKPAAGRAEGKVADPVVSTLQTEGYMSERDGSQKGFHPRDEAWREKK, encoded by the exons tacatggccaatagctactgttcagtgggggtgttgaggacctccatgggggtcctgcaacgacaactgtacgagggaggagagtatgacattttcaagtacgctcccatgtttgagagcgactttatccaggtcagcaaggaaggagaactgattgacctagacaaccgcgtccgaagggtgactgtgggcgtcgcatccaccagccccctcttcccactacctgacgtcatgctgctggcccaaacaacgaaagtctgtgacgagcatgtcagatgcgccgggatcaccaaggggagaggttgcaagcccctgaagaccctagagctcaccaggctgcttcccttgaagtttgtcaagatctccatccacaaccgtgagaaacagcagctgtgcctgaatcttgctaccggccgtactttctatctgcagctgtgcccctcttccgatgcacaaaaagacctcttttcccattgggaaaagcttgtctatatcctgagaccaccggtagtcagttacagcagtaccccgatgctccaaactggagatgcagcgactacagaggatgccaaaatccta accacagagctccacagagaaagggatcaggatgaggctgggattcacaagcttcgtgacgtgactggacccacaaaaa gagaaagtggatccggcgaggccattgcaggtgccccccatggatcaactgcagccgtgaaaagcgccgaaggatcagcggcagggatgaccaccggtctggcgggagccaccatcaaggatccaggagaaagcggatccggcgaggccattgcaggt gccactgcaggtgccccccatggattaaatgcagccgtggaaagcgccgaaggatcagcggcaggaatggccattggcctggctggagccaccatcaaggatccaggagaaagcggatccggcgaggacaTTACAGGTGCTGCCAGCTTATCCTTGCAGGACACGAACCTCGTCTTGGCGgatgttgccagcacatcctcgacggtggcagatggtccagagagcagcatgagcatggtgttgccagttgcagtcacaaccagcaagcctgctgctggaagagctgaagggaaggtcgcagaccccgtggtctccaccttgcagactgaaggctacatgtctgaacgggatggaagccagaagggcttccaccccagggatgaagcctggagagaaaaaaag